CCTCTGCATCAGGCGCGATAGCTGAGTGGCAGGGTCACTGAAAAGGAACAGACAATGGAGGTTATTTATGGTGCAAGCCAGGGTGCCTTGTTAAAAAATCCAGAGGCGGTGAGTCATGCTAATAAGGCacagagagggatggaggaaggtAACCAATAGCACACAAAACCGGGCTTAATGGCCATATTCTGTcagaaacaaagcaacaaatatTGACggattttaaaatatgaaacctgtaaacaaacaatttaCAGTGATGGAGGCGGATAACTGAGAAAACTGAGCGTGTGGTCTTACCAGTAAACTACGACAGTGTGGTTTAGAAACTGAGTGAGACGCCTCGTTTCGAAGAGAAGGGGCACATCCAGCACCACATAGCGGTATCCtggggagaggaaagaagggagagatgaagaggaagtaCTGTGAAACGGAATTAATTAGCGTCAGCGCATTTACACTCCAACGTTGTGAGCACACTGCTATCACAATTAAGTTAATGACTTTTTAACAACATGCAACAAGAGGTGTATgagaagtttattttaaaacgcTTTTTTTCCGCAGTTGCTAAAGAATTAATGTAGCGAGCGAGAGTCACAGCtgggtttttttcttaaagtttgaaatgtttacagcaGAAGTGAGCACTTTTATTTCCCTTCACCTCTGACATAATAAAATGTTGGGAATATTCTGAAATATCTTTACTTTCTGGCTCGCAGAGACTAAAATCATAAAGCTTTGTGAGAAACAGCCTAAAACCCTGAAGCCCATCGCTGCACTGCTAAAACAGCCTTGGCTCATTTTCAGTAAATAATCCTCCTTTTCTAACTGATGACTGAGCCAAACTCAGTTCCTTCACCTCACCTCTGAGGAAGTAGAACAGGATCTCTTTGAGCATTGCTTTATGGATCTCTGGGTGGGTGATAGAGTtcagcagcttcctcttctcctcGCTGGTGAAGATGAGCTGACCCAGCTTCTGCCGGTCGATCTCCCCGTTCTCGAGAAGGATCTCTGGCCCGAAGTGGTAGACGATGCGGGAATAGGCAGGAGTGTGCGGCTCCACCACTGGTATCGAGACAAGGCAGTGACATTTGGTTTAAACTATGTGTTTAAATGACTGAATAACTCAATTTTGTAGCAATTTTGTAACGGTTAGTATGAGTCGTCAAAAAAAATGGATGTGGGGATCcgaaaatatttaaatgtatctaaTACGGGCTCATCAACCACCTGAGTGTTTAGACTCGTGCCTATtacttcctcctctgttcatcCACAGTACTTCTGTGACCTTTTCCACTACATAACTAAAGCGTCATCCCCGCAGTCAGCCAGAGACAGCCGTCATGATTCATGTTCTCTCTTCAAGCGTTTGTCTTAATGAACCTCCTAAAGGCTTCAGCCTCTTTATATCCGATTCACTGTAATAACAAACCTTATTACACCGATGTGAGCCAATCGTATTCCCACAACggagtttattttatttcagctggatgactttgtaaaatataaatcGTCTGCAGCAGAGGGGAGATATTCACTTACCTTTCCTGGCCACAACGTCAGCATCAATAATGGGACACCCCAGCTCTCGCAGCATTGAGGACACTGTGCTTTTCCCCGAGGAAATACCTCCAGTCAGCCCCACCAGGAACATCTTAAAGCACAGCAACGCAGCAACGTTAGCAAATGAATAATACTGTTACTAAATGCTGAGTCATAGAAGCTCAGCAGAAGGAGATAAGAGCGGCTAAAGTTGGACTAGTTTGTAGATAACAGCAAtgaagaaacaagaaatgtaaaacatgaaatgtcacTTCTCAttgaaagtgaaaacacatatttaaaacaGCCCACCCTGCAATGATAGGGACGTTGACTTGCCTGGTTATATAACTGGGTGTGGTTTTAATGTTACCTTGCTCCTGAGATGTTAATATTGTGACAGAGAGAGTATCGATGTGACCCTGTGGACAGCCCGGCAGCCTtttgctctgttctgtttggtgttgtacctttttaaaaaggacatgCAAACTCATCTCATCTCACCCGCCTGTTTCAAGTATGAAGGAGAAACTTCAGTAAAAGGTCCTTATCTAGAGCCCCAGTGTtaggtttgtctgttctgggctgctgtcggactccgtagaagaggactctgtagatgtaaaagtctcattctaaagAAAAACCATGAAGCCAATGCGAAAGTGCTCAAACTCCTTGATCTCCATAAGCGCATGTATTAAAGTGCCAAACTttacagcaggaataaacatgtttaccgcctcaggtctgctaaTGATCGACGTCTTTGCCGAGTTTCAGATTAACAGGgttttcagctttaaaaaaaaacagatctacGGAAACCTACgtgtgacgtcactcatgctctgtccattctttataccgtcattggttaatgttatggaattttctatccttaggttacacaaggtcacgtgtgggccttgaggtcctcagcagtattacttgtttggctttggttgagaacagtaggtgccagtctatctcaacactgtggtggccagggtcgaagagacctgttgctgcctgtgagaccgactcaggcacttctgatgaactttgacagTGTCTCTAATTTTCAGCATcagtaaataatacagcataagacatcagaggctcctgaacactttcttccttcctgacctcaccattgactttagcaatttctccacaacagttaatagacacaaattaaaacatagttctaagttattatatttaatttcactcactgcacctttaaaacacactttgctGACGTAACATTCGTAACCAGGCTGTATATAAATTAGATAGAGTATatcagaaaaaggagaaaagacacTTTTAATCACTCGAGGGGAAACTATTTTTtaacgcagacacacacactcaggggcgccgtataggagggaaaagttaggacaattccagGGGCCCCAAacaataggtaaacaccaatatataattattaaaccatcatcattgagtatatatatatttcaaatataataatgaaattaatcatctctttgtttttacgtgttttggccagtaaaagttaaataaaaatggcctttagcacatttttataggtaaaagttaaataaaaatggcctttagcacatttttatagTGGCTTTTAATCCTGCATCAAATAGtgatactgtatgcagacttgcatgcatgcacaaatcatcagcagtaaatattgtgctagtactagtattgaactacaagacgcaaaacagctgcaagcctttgattagagttatgtaaagctttggATGGGATAtttaggtcctagagatgtggggacaacaaCTGCGCAGAGGaggggggcccaatttgattttttttttgttgttgtcatggggcccaaaattcctggcggtgCCCCTGCAAACGAGTATCGATATATCGATACCACAGAATTAATACTCCCATCTAtagtcaccagttaacacggtcactagttaaaccgaaacaccggccCTGCTTCGTACAGTCTTTATGTTCACATGCAAACgtggagagaggtggagaagcACCCTGCGAGTAGTTGGGGGcggtttggtgccttgctcaagggcacctctccATAaccaagtccctatggactgagctactgcctgTGCAGCCATTATCCAGTGTCAATGAACTTTAAAGTGACTTACAGGGAGTTACATTAAAGAGCTCTAGGTGTGTACACAGTGCTCTGCGTGTTTCTTGCTGAGTATTTAAAGACTCCCCACGGCTGACATGAGGTTTAACAACACGCCCCCTGCTGTGGAGGTGCCGGGCTACACTCCTTAAACACTTTATGTAAGTTTGGGAGTGAAACTTTGAACCCTGACGAGGCTTCACAgcttccaacacacacacagcttttagTTGctgtcatccacacacactcgtcGTGTTTACCTCTtcagtgtgtgcgtgctgcTCCCTTAAATCAACAGTCCGTGCAGAgacacagcagctaacacaggctaacgttagcacaaGTGTCTAACAggccagagagagctcagacACGAAGCCACACGAAGCCGCAGCCATGTCCACTCCCGTCCGGTTCAATGTGCAGTCAGACAGAGCAGGGTGGAGACAGGTTCCTGTTTGCTGGATGTCTCTCCGTCTGCGACTCTTGACTTGTACTCAACTGACTGCTAGCGACCTAGCTCCTTAGCTTTGACAGACGCCACCTCAAAATCCTTCCCTGCTTCACACGTTGGTTCCGTCTCGGTCATCTCCAAAAGTTCCCATTCACAGTaccaagtcaagtcaatttatttatatagcacatttaaaaaaaacaacagaagttggctcaaagtgctttacagtcaGAGCAGATCGcaaggataaaaacaataatgttataGGGAgggaaagttaggacaattctAAGGGCCCACGACTTGTTATAGGGAgggaaagttaggacaattctAAGGGCCCACGACTCACAGGGGCCCCAAACAATAGGTAAACACcgatataaaattattaaaccatcatcactgagtatatatatttcaaatataataatgaaattaattatctctttgtttttacgtgttttgggcagtaaaagttaagttaagtggcttttaatcttgcatcaaatagtgatactgtatgcagacttgcatgcatgcacaaatccccagcagtaaatattgtgctagtactagtattgaactacaagacgcaaaacagttgcaagcctttaaattagagttatgtaaagcttttgatggaaTATTtggtcctagagatgtggtgacaacaacTGTGCAGAGGGGGGGCCccaattagatttatttttttattttttttgtcatggggcccaaaattatataataatataagagggataagagggaaacacaatttcaattctctgtatgtcctgtacatatgacAGCATTGATtgaacatttgcatagaaaataaatacataactgtgttaagaagttaacccgtgCTATACacatagaaaaaatagaaaaatgttttataaaaacatgaGATACAACTACAAAtggctgtaaacagatgaatgaaagtccAGGAAGTAGTGCAGAAGTAGGTGAGGGTGATctgaggagattgcaatgtgATTATACCACTAGAGGcaactaaatcttacacactggagtAGCAACACTAGAGCATAGAagattccttgtatgtgtaaaCATATCTGGCCAATTAAAGAGATCCTGAAATACTAATTATTCAGAATGACCCATTTCAGATTCATAGTGGATTACTGGATTATAATCGTTAATGCATTAACATGTAGACCAGTTAAAGAGGTGGAGTatttactttatatactgtttggTAGCTTACCCtatatgttagcatgctggtTATGTATGTTCTGTATTAATAATCTTTAGCCGCAAAGTAACTagtatatctttaaaaaatacatttgcctccAAAACAAAGTGGAGTAGATTTAAAAAActactttaaaattaaaatactcaAATAAGTACAAGTATCACTACAGCTGTGTTGTAAATCAAACTTAGCGACAGCCACTTTctgcaaaatgtatttattccaaaagcaaaacaaatatttgcatgagtgaaaatgtgaatacacatttacacaagaTAAGGGTATAACCTGTCCTGTATCAGATTTTAGCACATGAGCATGCTAATATGTGGAAAATGGACAAAACTGCTGTaactgagctaaaaaaaaaaaaaaaactgtcggACTGACAGTTCAACACATCAATAACGTTAAGTCTAACACATGCCGCAGAAGGTTTGACAGCAATAAACAAACCCAGATTTCCCTTTTCttcaaaatgagaaaacaaaatgctgaactGGAAAGCAGCAGCTTCCTATGTGTCCAAAATATGAATGTGGGAGCTTGGATTTAActctaaattaaaacaaaacaaaaacaaaaaataacacagcagGAAGTGTTTACTGACTTTAACACCATATATGGGCACAGAACCTTCCTGTTCCAGAAGCAGAATTCTGGAGTTCTGGTCTGCCTATGATCTCCAGaaccaaaacacaacacaacacaacacaaccaacACTCACCTAATTActtcagcagaggcagagcgagCAGACCCGCGGGAAGATGggtggtttgatcccctccTCGaccaaaaaagacagaaacccCCCAAAAAGCTGCTGAAGGCATCATAAATGTGTAAGTACACGTGTGTGAGtgatgtgtgcacatgtgtgaatTAGTTAAGTAACTTTATGATCAGCTGTTGTAATTGGCACTTTGCATTACTGTTAGGGTatgaaaagaagtaacataaaaccagattttaagggTATTAAACAAAAGGTATTTTATCAAATGAAAATTCAAATCgttaacaaaaggaggtgaggcaaaaggtaactaagggcgagcgagtgctgttaaatgaataaatatgacaaaaagagaactctaaacagagcctatattATCTAAGTAGcaaaccaaaacgagaaagaaaaacctcactaactaagctACTATctaatgacaaaaaacacatcaaaaacagcactcCTAAACTAATGGGTCTAACAGAAATCTTCTCAGGTGCAATCAGTCACTAAGGgtctaaactaatccctgcccagtcccagaagAAATCCTCACCGATTTTTAACAGTTTCGAAATACGATTTTAGTAAGACAAAACGAGGTGAGCGCATAACCATAATACACAATGAAGCTGCCACGATGCTCTGGCGGCTGCTGTTTAAATTGCCCTTTTGGGCCCCGCGGATTGGTCGGCCGGGAGAGGATGCGGAGGATCTCGCAGGCAATCCCAATCCCATTGGATTCCGGGATCGGCGCCGTCAGGATCCAACCCCTCACCAGCAACCGCAGACCTAGAATTACATAAAGGGTAGacaccatacacacatatgCGCCAGGGCGAAACGGTGGCGGCCGTAACAATTACAGAGTCTGAAATGCTGTGTGTGGTCACCACCCCTCCACCAGAAGAAAGGGAATGATCAGGATGTTGTCGCTCTGAAGAAAACCGTTgcgtattttattttatttatttcatttcttatgATCAAGAAAAAAGCAGTCATTACTATTTCAAAAAGggtgcagtgtgtaacatttagagAGAATGGCAGGAATGAaatataatgttcattactgtgtttttatctgtgtatATCAACCTGAGAATAAGAATCAGGTTTAGGTACTGCAAGGAGTCCCCCAGTTTTTGCAGCAAGCCTGAGCTGCCACTGACTTACCGCGGCAGTTGCtggtgtctgaggcagctgccactgccttAGCGGTGTCTGAGGCAGATGCCTCTGCCCTAGCGGTGTCTGAGGCACCTGCCACTGTCTTAGcggtgtctgaggcagctgccactgcccTAGCGGTGTCTGAGGCAGCTACCACTGACCTGCTGCGGCAGTTGCCGGTGTCTGAGGCACCTGCCACTGCCCTAGcggtgtctgaggcagctgccactgcccTAGCGGTGTCTGAAGCAGgtgccactgacctgccgcgTCAGATGCCGgtatctgaggcagctgccactgacctaGCGGTGTCTGatgcagctgccactgacctgccgtGGCGGTTGCCagtgtctgaggcagctgccactgccttAGCGGTGTCcgaggcagctgccactgacctgctgcGGCAGTTGCCGGTGTCTGAGGCAGTTGCCACTACCTTAGTGGTGTCTGAGGTAGCTTCCACTGACCTGCCGCGGCAGCTGCCAGGCAAGTcaatgccactactagctgccgctgccacgaattgagctAGCCCTCTctcaatttttgtcataataattgacaattttttaccaaaataatggtCCAAAGACGCACAGCTACTGATATTTAGTaaccaataaaaataattatgcaTGGACCCTTTAATCAATCATGATCATAAATCAGCTAATTACCCAGCATATGTTAATAGGGTGAAGATAAAGTTAAATTGGGTAAATATAAAAGGTATCATAAACCAgccttaaaatgtgacatgtgacaccttttaaaatattaattacatcAGGAGTATTccaacctttttcagcccaaggatCCAAGGGTTcttggttgaagacccctgatctACAGTATATCAACCTGTAAATAAGAATTTTTATTGTCTTATAAGCTGTTTtccagagtccaccatgttgaattGCTATGTTGTTTCTATAGTAGCTAATAACAGACAAGCTAAAATATGTCTTTAGATAggaccttttctgttttttgcgCATTTTTACAGCCAGTAGTTTAGTGAGGTGAACAGTATCcagttggttgtaatctgcTACTAAATCTTACACGCTGCACCTTTAATGATTGCTTTTCGcttaatgtttgttgttttttaatgaatgcatttaacatctgaaactgtaaaatgttttttatttcctttttatacCCCTAGAAAGTGTCTAAGTTTGTTTAAGTCTGGCAAAGTGTTCAGCTCGGGTCTGTCAGACACACCTGtaccaacaaacaaaaaaacacctttatCTAGGGTGGGGACAGCGCAGGGACAAGAGTCTACCTCACAGACAGGGCATGAAGATTTAGGTTGTGAACTCTCGTCTTCTCTGTCGGGAGTGACTACGACCCTGCTTTGCCGTGGGTTTACCCTGGGGCCTctccggtttcctcccacacacGAAATAATTTCGGCCCAATCTGACCCTGCTACACATCGGCACTTAGGGCTGAGGTGTAGATATTGAATTTCAATAAATGATAACTGTTAACTGTAGTTGATGATTGTGCATGTCTTCTGTTTACTCCTACCACGGTCAGAATACTTTTAGAGAAAGGTTTGCTAAGTTGAGGGTAAAAGAGTCAGCTGGTCACCAGCAAACTTCATTCAGACCACCAACTTTTAACATCGGACTCTTGTTGCCAACAACAAATCGTCtccttcattttcacttttcttaAAGTTTTTAAATCTCTGAGAAGCCCTCTCAACTCACTGAGAACAAAGGTTTAGACTCTTCTGAGGACGTCCTTGTTGCTAATGCTCAGTTTACCAAAAACACTTTAGCGCTTGCATCACCTGTATCCCAGTATAAGCCGGTGGAAAGGAGAGAAACTTGATTCTTTCAGGGAGAAGTGATTTGTAACAAGTCTCAGAGCTCAGGCCAGGGAATTTCTGACAgaagatgcaaacacaaaaagctATTTAACgaacaaatgtattaatatgACACAGTTTATCTGTACCATCACATCAAAACAAGGGATCTGTGAGATGAGATCAATTATTTTGCTTGCTggaatgaaatgtaaatacaacaactaaacaacaaaaatgactgCAAAATAAACTCAAGTCCTTTTTCTTGTGAGAAAATGTCAATCTTCTTTTTGATCTGTTCTCTGTTTTGTCGACATGCTGGGGGAATGGTGGGAATGTTTGGACCTTTTCCCTCTGTGGACCATTTCACCTCcgttctctccttcctcccgcTCCAGCCTTCCTCTTTTGACAAAATGGTTTATCCTGGACTCGAGGCTCTCGCAGCACGGACGTTCGAGCAGGGGCCGGTAGTTTTTCTGTCTGGTGCCTTCGACTAGCCAGCAATGCTTAGAGGACACTCCACCTGTGGACGGAGCGAGGCGAAACGATTTACATTTGACCTTTTGATGTGTGTAATACTTTAGGGCTCAGCAACATATTAAGAGGCTACCTAAGGATGTAAGCCTATAAATACCAGTTGGTGCCATCAGTGTTGAAGACATTTATGACCAAATTAATTTACATAGAATACCATGAAGGAAATATAATGGTGCTGAGTGGGAGCACTTTAGAAAGGAGGAAAGCCTTGAGGAAAGTGCAGATAAATTCTCCAAAATTAGAAGAGCAAGAGACATGGTTggtgtgtaaaaaataatagcAGGGTCATGCCATACTAAGGCCCAACGGAAGAAAGGCTaggtgcaaaacaaacagcatcgAAAGTGCACAAAaactatatattaatattttttttagccttAATTATTTAAGTGCAGTTAACTTACTCTTAAAAATTAAAGATACTTTgcttgttggtttgtttttaaatattttgggtgttttctaataataaaataaaagatgttaTTGGcataaacatttaacacaccCAAAAAAAGATGTTCTGTTATGAATTTGTGGATATGGGCCTGGGCTGACGATAGATTCTTGACTGGAATTATCAAAACAgaatatatttcaaaatgtcagaGTTTGTTCGCCTCTCATTGAACATCTCACCGATGGCTTCCAAACCCTGGATCATCCCGTGGATGACGTGGGTCTGGACTACACTCTGGGTCCAGTGTTGCTGTAGGTCAGACAGGACATGGTTCACCTCTTCATTCTCCTGTTTCCAGCTCAAACCTTCAAAGTGGCAGTCGTACAGCACAAGCGGGTAGTCGACCGCCATGCTGGAAGGGAAATGTTTAAGAAACAAGATCAAATTTAACTGCACCATTACTTATTTAGTTTCTACAGGAAAACTTATTATTCCTGCACAACCCCGACCCCCTCCAACGCTTTCAACAGCAGTCGCTTCACCTGTATTGAGGCTTTCTGGGATTATTCTGAACATCCAGGAGCTGATTGATGATGTCTGGGGCTT
The nucleotide sequence above comes from Larimichthys crocea isolate SSNF chromosome XVI, L_crocea_2.0, whole genome shotgun sequence. Encoded proteins:
- the dcakd gene encoding dephospho-CoA kinase domain-containing protein encodes the protein MFLVGLTGGISSGKSTVSSMLRELGCPIIDADVVARKVVEPHTPAYSRIVYHFGPEILLENGEIDRQKLGQLIFTSEEKRKLLNSITHPEIHKAMLKEILFYFLRGYRYVVLDVPLLFETRRLTQFLNHTVVVYCDPATQLSRLMQRDGLTQEQAEQRVAAQMPLNEKRGLANHVIENSGSREDTHRQVLRLHTKLEDSMDFLLVRVIAVAATAGLSGILLYAAKMFLS